The Gemmatimonadaceae bacterium DNA window CGACCCTTCGCTCGTCGATGACGCTCTGGCGCTCCTCGCCGAGGACGCACGCAACGACTCGCTGCTCGATCGCGGTGTCGGCGCGGCGGCCGACTCGGTGCTCGGCAACACCGGCGAGCATGGAATTGCGGGTCAGCGCCTTGGACCGTACCGGCTCACGCGCATGCTCGGCGAAGGCGGAATGGGCGTCGTGTACCACGCCGAGCGCGACGACCTCGGCGCGGTCGCCGCGATCAAGATTTTGCGCGACGCCTGGCTGTCTCCCTCGCGCCGCGAGCGATTCGCCAGCGAGCAGCGGACGCTCGCGCAGTTGAACCATCCGTTCATCGCGCGATTGTACGACGCGGGCTCGCTCGGCGACGGCACGCCGTGGCTCGTCATGGAGTACGTCGCGGGGGCGCCGCTCACGGAATACTGCCGCGCCCACTCGACGTCGATCGTCGGACGCGTTCGCCTGTTTCGCGACGTGTGCGAGGCCGTGCAGCACGCGCACCGCCATCTCGTCGTTCACCGCGACCTGAAGCCGTCGAACATTCTCGTCGGCAACGACGGGATCGTGAAGCTGCTCGACTTCGGCATCGCGAAGCAGCTCGACGGTCTCGAGACGCGAAAGGATCGTACGCGCACCGGACTGCGACTGCTCACGCCCGCGTACGCGGCGCCCGAGCAGATTCGCGGCGGACGAATCGGCACGTACACGGACGTCTACGCGCTCGGCGTGATCCTGTACGAGCTGCTCGTCGGCCGCATCCCGTTCGAGCCGGGCGACAAGCTGGATGCGCTCGAGGCCGCGCTGTCGGAACGCGAGGCGGAGCGGCCGTCTATAGGAGCGCGCAAGAATCCCGCAGCCGAGCGCGGCGACCAGGCCGGGCAGCCGCTGCGCCCGGCCGAGTGGTCAGACCTCGACGTGTTGTGTCTCACCGCCATGCATCGCGATCCGCAGCGCCGCTACGCGACGGTGGACGCGCTCATTCGCGACGTCGATCACTTTCTCGACGGCGAGCCGCTCGAGGCTCGGCCGGACAGTTTGCCGTATCGCCTCGGGAAGTTCGTACGGCGCAATCGCGAAGCGGTGCTGGCGGCGAGTGTCGCGATCGCGTTGGTCGTCGGGTTGGTCGCGTTCTACACGGCACGCTTGGCCCGCGCGCGCAACGACGCGCTCGCCGAAGCGTCGCGCGCGCAGCGCATCCAACGCTTCACGCTCGATCTCTTCCAGGGCGGCGACAAGGCCGCCGGACCCGCCGACAGCCTCCACGTCGTCACGCTGCTCGACCGCGGTCTCGCGCAAGCGCGCACACTGGATGCCGAGCCGGCGGTGCAAGCGGAGTTGTACGTCACGCTC harbors:
- a CDS encoding serine/threonine-protein kinase codes for the protein MMDAARWGRVQTLFHDAADLPPADRRAFLEAQCADDPSLVDDALALLAEDARNDSLLDRGVGAAADSVLGNTGEHGIAGQRLGPYRLTRMLGEGGMGVVYHAERDDLGAVAAIKILRDAWLSPSRRERFASEQRTLAQLNHPFIARLYDAGSLGDGTPWLVMEYVAGAPLTEYCRAHSTSIVGRVRLFRDVCEAVQHAHRHLVVHRDLKPSNILVGNDGIVKLLDFGIAKQLDGLETRKDRTRTGLRLLTPAYAAPEQIRGGRIGTYTDVYALGVILYELLVGRIPFEPGDKLDALEAALSEREAERPSIGARKNPAAERGDQAGQPLRPAEWSDLDVLCLTAMHRDPQRRYATVDALIRDVDHFLDGEPLEARPDSLPYRLGKFVRRNREAVLAASVAIALVVGLVAFYTARLARARNDALAEASRAQRIQRFTLDLFQGGDKAAGPADSLHVVTLLDRGLAQARTLDAEPAVQAELYVTLAGIYQHLGKLPRADSLLRLALDRRRAVLGPTHPDVAASLVALGDLRIDQAQLEDAERLIRQGVDLAEASLPSNDPAVIHSLAELGRVLEERGSYDKAIPIMQNVVRRDTAARAAPVDLAANLSTLADVNFYAGHYDVSDSLNRQVLAIYTKEYGARHPQVAEILENLGASQQERGNYKDAERFHRQALAMTRSFYGDSNPATALALTMLGRALEFEKRFDEADTVLNQALAIRERVYGPVHPSVASTLNELGNIAYQRDHDDEAIAYYTRILDIYRKIYDDKHYLIALAISNLATAIYDKKDYPRAEQLYREAVRRYTVAQGPNHTNTGIALVKLGHVLLKERRFAEAQAETQAGYDVLVTQASGNLTFLKTARKDLAAEFDTLGNKGAAAKYRAELAASEKAANK